A window of Candidatus Dadabacteria bacterium genomic DNA:
TCAAGTGCAGCGCATCAGACGCATCAGGTCGCCTGATATAGTGGGTGCGACGGTTGAGATTGCGGGCCGTTATAGAATAGCTTGGAATCGGAGCTGGTTGGAGGAAGTGGCCAGGTGTACAAACGATATGTCTTTATAAAGGCGTTTTTGTTTGCCTGTCTTAAAAAATGATATGGCCGGTCAATTGACCAAAATCAAATTTGCAATATATTTTAAAAACAAGTATCGGCGGTAAGAGATAATAATGTTGAAACAGGAAATACTTGTTCAAATAAGGGATTATCTCGTCTCCAATCAGGATGGAGACGAGATGTCGCAAGTCGACACGCGTGCCCTAGAAAGAGGGGAACTCATACCGTCAAAACTAAACCCCGGGGAGTCTCTTGAGTATATTGATCAAATCAGAAGAGAAGGAACGATTTCCAATGTTAAAATAATTGATGCCGGAACCTTTGGCGACGCGTACGACAATAATTCTAAACTGGTAATTTACTGGGTGAATAGAAAGGAACTTTAAATGGCAGAAAAAACCACCGAAATCGACCTCAACAAAGAAACCATAAAGGTGATCGGTTATCGGGAAGACGGCTTGTGGTATGCGCTCGGACTGGAAGTCAGCGTCTTAGGACATGGGAAAACCTTTAAAGAAGCCGTGAGTTTGCTTGAGGAACTGATTCAGGATCAGATTGAGTTCTGCAATGAAAACTCCATGTCGTATCATTACCGGTCCGAGGAAAAATATTTCCAGTTGTACGAGGAACTAAAAAACAGGGAATCAAAAACTAAGAACGCGAAATCCGATAAATCCATCCTCTATTCACTACCCACCGAAAACCAACGGCCGAAGATAGGTCATTTATCCATTGGTCGTTCCGGCACTGCTTCAAGATAAAGTTTATGTCCAGCTCCAAGGTTTATTCCTATCATGAACTCGTCAAGAAGATTCGAGATTACGACGGTCGGTTTGAAATCCGACACGGGGGGAAACATCCGAAAATCTATCATCCGGATGTAGACGGCAGCAAAAGATCTTTCCCCATTCCTTTTCATGGAAAGAACAAAGCCGTTCCCAAGGGTTACTACAAAGAAATAATAAGGCGATTCAATTTGCCGGGCGATTTTTTTGACTGACACATAGGGATTAAAAATTGATATTCTTTTCGCTCCCCGCCATGGAAGAGAGAGCGAAAGAGCGCCGAGGTCTTGGCTAAATATCTTAAACCCAAAATTGTGGTTGTCGGAGAAGGACCATCCGAGCATTTGGATTATTACAGTTACCGCTTCCCTCAAAGCGAATCCGTGTGACCCAAGTCCATGCCGGGACACACGGTGTCGCGCACCGCGCGCTTTAGCTCCTTTATCTCTACCAGTACCATTTCTGCCTTTACCCCCTCGCCCGAGGCGCCCACGCAAAGCCGCCTCCACAGTTGATTATAAAGGGACTGAAATTATATACAATTCTAGACGTGAACAGGTGCAATCGCAGACAAACCGGGTATATATAGAGCAATGATAAAGACCTACAAATGTCGCGCCAAGCTGTCTGTCGCAGGACACCAGAGGCTTGGGGAGATATTCAGATTATCCGCGGAACTCTATAACGCGGGTCTGGAATCCCGTATTGACTGCTACAGAAAAACTGGCAAAAACCGCAGTTTCTTTGACCAGTGCAAGGAACTCACGGAGGTAAGGGCAAGTATTGCGGAGTTCAATGAAGTTTCCGCTATTTTGTTCCGCGGCGTTCTCTCAAGACTTGACAAAGCGTACAAACAGTTTTTCAGGCATGGAGGTTTCCCTCGTTTCAAGAGTTCCAAGCGTTGGCGGACAATAGAGAAAAACGACCGGTGCTGTAAGATGCTCAAGCGCGAGGGGCGGAATCTGGTTCTCAAGGTAAAGGGGCTTCCCCGCATTGAAGTGAAGACGGAGCGGGAGCTGCCGCCGAACGCATTGCTGAAAGCGATAAGGATTACAAGAAAGCCTTTGCGCACGGAAGTTGGTTTATCGTATGAAATGCCGACCCTGGAGGCGAAACCAGTGGTGAACAATCCCGCCGGGATAGACACGGAAATATCAAAGCGCCTCACTCTGAGCAACGGGGAGACTGTAGAGAAGCGGAAAGTGGACAGGCGCAGGTTAATACTGCTACAGCGTTCTGCATCCCGCAAGAAAAAGGGAAGCAACAACAGAAGGAAGGCGGTTTCGTTGTTGGCAAAAGAGTGGCAGAGAGTGACAGACAAAGAGAGGAACTACCTGCACAGGCTGACTTCGGAGATAGTGAGGACATACGATTTTATAGCGGCAAAGAGACTTGAAACGAAAAAAATGCTCGGCAACAGGCAGTTGGCAAGGAGCATACAGGAGCAGACTTGGGGAAAGTTTGCCGTGCTGCTTAACGAGAAGGCTGAAAGTGCCGACGTTAAGATGGTGGCAGTGAATCCCGAGGGAACTTCGCAGGAATGCTCAAGTTGCGGAGCGGAAGTTAAAAAAGAGTTGTCTGCAAGAGTTCACAAGTGTAATTGTGGGCTTGTATTGGACAGGGACACAAATGCGGCAATTAATATCCTTCATCGAGGTATCTCGATTGCGGGTGGGAAACTCAAGCAGTCCCGCATGGCCGGAAGGATGAAAGAGAAGCTGGAGATTGCTCCGGTTCGGCCAAGAACAGTATATGTCTAGCAATGTATGCAAATCCCATTATAAAGGCAAACGAGATATACTCAAAGGCAAGGGAAGCTTTTCCCCGAATCGAACTTTTTCCCGAAGGGAGGCCAAAGAAAATGAAAACCGGAATCCTGCTCGCAACACTTGTCTTTTCCTGCGCGCTCTTTCTCGCGCCCCACGCTTCCCGGGCTGCCGACAGCGCTAAGGGACAGGAAATCTACAACGTCTACTGCGCTACCTGCCACGGCCTCACGGGGCTTGGCGACGGAGTCGCGGCCGCCGCTCTTGACCCCAAGCCGAGGGACCTCTCGAGCGCCGCGATCCTCGAGACCTATACGGACGAGTACCTGGTTAACGTGATAACAAACGGCGGAGCGGCGGTCGGCAAGTCCCCGATGATGACCGCCTGGGCCGGGATAATAAGCCCCGAGGACATAGACAACCTGGTGGCGCACATAAGGCAGAACCTCTGCAAGTGCGAGTACAAAAAGCAGTAGCATAAAAAAGCGCGGTCCCCTCTCAGTAAAGACTCAGTAAGGAAGCCGCGCCCTTTTCCTTATATATAAGCCCTCAGACTCCCTTTTCCTCAAGACCCGGGGGAAGTTCTCCGTAATAGGGAGAGTCCTCCTCGTACATCTCAAGGACCCTCTCCTTGGGCATGTCGCACATATCTTCCGTGAAACCGAACATCCTGCATATGTGGCGAAGCTCCTCCTCCCTTCCCGGAAGCGGGTCCATGGGCTGTATCAGTTTCTCCCCCTCAAGCTCCTTCCGCACGTCCTGGTTCTCGGCAAGCGGAGTTCCGTACTCGTTTGAGTGATAGAGCCTGTCGAACCTCTTCCTCGGTCTCTGCCCAGGGTCCTCGGCCGCATATCCCACCGTCATGAGCCAGATGGGAACTATGTTCTCGGGAGTCCCGAGGACATACAAAACGTGGTGGCGCACATAAGGCAGAACTTCCGCAAGTGCGAGTGCAGGAAGTAGGGAGAATTTGTCAGATTGATAGCGGCGTTGTTTTCGGCAACATCTTTTTTTTCTCCGAGAACCTCTTCCTTATATCAATTACGGCTTGAGTGATCTCTGCGGGCAGGGATTCGAGTTCCTCTCCCGTTTCCGCCCGCACCGCGTGCCAGAGCGGTTCCATGGTTTCAGTCAGGGCAGGATGGCTTTCCATTATCTGCATGACCTGCTGGCTCCAGCCGGCCGCCGCGAGATTGATCAGGGATTCCGTCAGACCATGCGTGTTCCAGCACTGTTGGCCGACGGCGACGGAAAGCGCTCGGTCAAGTTTTTCCAGGGCTGCCATCCAGTTCCCGCAGCGGGCCAGTACATCGGAGACCGCATGAAACGCGGCAGGGTCTTCCGGCATCAGCTCCGCTGCGCGGCAAGCGTAGCGTTTCGCTTCTTCCAGGCGCGCAGCCTCGTCACCCCCGAGAATCGCTTCCGCCCTGACGCGCCAGGCCTCGCCACACTCGGGGTCAAGCTCCACTGCTTTTTTGCAGCCCGATTCCGAGTCGTCATAATATCCCAGCGAGTTGGCAATATTGCTCTTGGTGGCCAGCAGTCTGGCGAATTTCCGACGCGTATCCACCGGGTCATCCACATAAACATATTCTGAAAACCGGTCGCAGGAAATGATCCAGTCTTCAAACCGCCCCAGTTCCAAGTACGCCGTGTCCAGAGCGAACAACGCCAGACCGGCACCGTAACGTAATGTTATCGAGTCATCGGTACGAACATATTGAGTGAAATTTTCCAAAATGGACACAGCTTCATCATAACGCTTTTGTGCGACAAGAGCGTTTCCTCTCTCGGCAAGCGTCTTGAGAAATGTCAGGCGTAACAATTCCGGATCTTCCGGACAGACATATTGCGAGACCTGCCGCCAGATCGCGAGAGCTTCTTCATGATGATCCGCTTCCAAGAGAAGTTTGCCATGAACCCGAATCAACTCAGTAGCTACATAGCGCAGGGGATGCGGGTCATCCTGGTTTACAAGTTCCCAAATTTTTGCAATAACGCTTAAGACATCGCCAGAATTTTCCAAGGCGAGAAGGACTCCAGCCTCCCCCGTCAGAGCTCCAAGCGCGCAAATCTGCAATTGTGCGGGGTCATCGGGACCGACAGCCTCGGTTACATGCCTGAACGCATCGAGGGCATCCTCAAAATGCCTTCTTCCCCTTAGTGCCGAGCCAAGAAGAACCCAAGCAAAAAGATTATCCGGTTCTCGCCTGATTGCCCCTCTGCACTCGGTTTCCGCCTCCACGAAGCGTTCAGATTGGAGTAGTTCGATGCCGCGACAGACCTTATCCGAAAAACAATCCAAACCTAGCTGGTAGTGCCGGGAAAGGTCCCGCACTATTTCGCCAAATGCTGACACGTTCGCGCCGATAGAATTGATTATCAGGCTAAAGGCCTTCTTCATCCAGTCTTCGCGTTCCGCGAAATCACTGTCGTTCGCCGCATAGGGGATCAGGGCTCCAAGCAGTTCAGGCGCCTCTTCATCCTTAGAGACCCCGCTGCTTAACTTCTCAAGAGTCGCCAGATACATCGACCGCATCGGAACCGGGCCGAACAGATCGTTGAGGAAGTCTACCAGCAGCTTCAGGCGTCGATATCCCCGCCGCGAGAAACGCAGCAGGAAGTAGATGTTGTAGAACCGGTCGGCAACCTCGTACCGGATACGCTTTTCCCTCTCTGGCCGCGCTTCCCTGGCGTATCCCTTGTCCACCAGCTGCTTGAGCTGGGCGCTTGTGTGAGATGAGGAAAGCCTGGCCGCGGCGGATACTTCCTTCGCGAGCATGGGACTCCATCCCTCCGCAAGGCAATGAAACACCTTTCGGGACTGTGTCGGCAGCTCCTCAATGCGGGACTTGAAGTACGGAGTCTGTTCGTCGATCAGCTGTTCTAGATCCTTGAACGCGGAACCGAGCGGCGACTCAACCAGAATTCCGTAGGTCAGCACCAGCAGCCGCGGGTTTCCTCCGGTCAGGCGGCGCATGGTCTCGATTCGCCCGCGTTCGCGGCTCAGTGTCTCGGCAATTTTAGTTTTGCATTCACGTTCTGCGAGGGCCCGGAAGATCTGAAGATACTCTTCGCGCCCAAGACCTTCCAGAAGAAAAACCCGGAAAAACTCGTAGAACGGTTCGCCGCGGTGCTGTATGGCCTCAAAGACGGCGTTTGCGGAACCGATCAGCAGTATCTCCGGATGTTCGATCAACGCGGCCCGCAAAGCGTGGACTTCGCGCTCATCACCCAGTTGTGAGAAAACGATGTCAAGATTTTCGACAAACAGAATCAGCCTCTTTCCGCTTTCTCGGGAGAAATCAATAAGAACCGAGAGCGCGTACGCGGCAAGGCGCTGCGGATCCTTCTCGTCGGCCGAAAGCGCTTCTGCCTTGTCCTCCCATCGGGAATCCCGAGTGGCGCGGGTCAGGTGATGCAGGGCCGTAAGCCAGAAATCCGCCAGGTCGGTCACCTGATAGCTTTCCTCGTGAAACGCCACGGGCTGCCATGCTTCTGCAAGATCGGGCGTTTCGCGTACCGCCTGGAGAAACCGCAGACCGAGGGTGGTTTTGCCCATCCCCCGCGAACCGACAAGCAGCATGTGCTGGCACGGTCGGTCGGTTTTCTGCTCGTCCAAGAGGCGAAGCATCTCAGTGAGGGTCTCCTGACGGGCGACGAAGGAAGCCTTGAGTTCTTCCGGGGAGAGTTGGGCCGGGTTGTAGATACGTCTTTGCTTCATGGCTCCATCCCCCCTGACCGGTTTTTCCGCCACCACTCCCTAAGCAGGTTCGATCTGAAACACACATGGGAGCCATCCCGCCGCACGTACCCGTCCGATTCCAGATTGCGAAGCGCCGAGAGAAGCTCGCTTTCGCCCTGCCGGGTCAGTTTCTCAATATCCGAGATGCGCGCACCGTCTCTCCGCCGACAGGCGTGATTGAGTATGTCGTGCGCCGCTTCCTGCTCGTCTGCGTCAAGCATGATTTCCAAGCGGGCTGCGTAATGGTCAAGATGAGGCGTGCCGCCAGGTCCCGTAAGCCTTTCCGTGAAGCATCGCTCTATTGCACTTTCGGAAACGCGCGAGGGGTCCCCATTGCAGGATTGGCGAAGGGTCGAAAAAAACAGTTGCAGGTGATAGGGAACCGGATCCGAGAGGAGGTCGAGAATTTGTGAGACGCTACGTTCGTCCATGCGGAAGCCATAACTGTCTCCAAGCTCCTCCAGAAACTTAACTGCGACATCCCGGTCCCATGAATCCAGCTGGAAAGGGGCCAGATCGTTTATTAATCCCGAAAGAGCAAAGCGTCTGAGAACGCCTTCAAGCCCGATGGACCCGCCGATCAGTGTGCACACCTTCCCGCGCATCTGCGGAGACTGGCGCCAGCGCCGGAGCCCGGACAGCAGCAACTCGACATCATGTTTTCCCTCGAGGGTTTTCAGCATGCGCGAGACGAGTATCGGAAACTCGTCGAGGATGATCAGGAGGCTGCGACCGGGATCCGGCAGACTCTCAAGACGTTCAAGAAGCTGATCCGCTGTACGTTTCCAGTCCCGGCCGATCGCCCTTTTGAGTTCAATGCGGACTTTTTCGATGCTGACGGAAACTTCGGAAAAGGAAAATGTGCTCTTGAGCGTGTCTACTACGGTCTTTGCGAACGGAATTTTTTC
This region includes:
- a CDS encoding cytochrome c; this translates as MKTGILLATLVFSCALFLAPHASRAADSAKGQEIYNVYCATCHGLTGLGDGVAAAALDPKPRDLSSAAILETYTDEYLVNVITNGGAAVGKSPMMTAWAGIISPEDIDNLVAHIRQNLCKCEYKKQ
- a CDS encoding type II toxin-antitoxin system HicA family toxin, with the translated sequence MSSSKVYSYHELVKKIRDYDGRFEIRHGGKHPKIYHPDVDGSKRSFPIPFHGKNKAVPKGYYKEIIRRFNLPGDFFD
- a CDS encoding transposase — encoded protein: MIKTYKCRAKLSVAGHQRLGEIFRLSAELYNAGLESRIDCYRKTGKNRSFFDQCKELTEVRASIAEFNEVSAILFRGVLSRLDKAYKQFFRHGGFPRFKSSKRWRTIEKNDRCCKMLKREGRNLVLKVKGLPRIEVKTERELPPNALLKAIRITRKPLRTEVGLSYEMPTLEAKPVVNNPAGIDTEISKRLTLSNGETVEKRKVDRRRLILLQRSASRKKKGSNNRRKAVSLLAKEWQRVTDKERNYLHRLTSEIVRTYDFIAAKRLETKKMLGNRQLARSIQEQTWGKFAVLLNEKAESADVKMVAVNPEGTSQECSSCGAEVKKELSARVHKCNCGLVLDRDTNAAINILHRGISIAGGKLKQSRMAGRMKEKLEIAPVRPRTVYV
- a CDS encoding AAA family ATPase; translated protein: MKQRRIYNPAQLSPEELKASFVARQETLTEMLRLLDEQKTDRPCQHMLLVGSRGMGKTTLGLRFLQAVRETPDLAEAWQPVAFHEESYQVTDLADFWLTALHHLTRATRDSRWEDKAEALSADEKDPQRLAAYALSVLIDFSRESGKRLILFVENLDIVFSQLGDEREVHALRAALIEHPEILLIGSANAVFEAIQHRGEPFYEFFRVFLLEGLGREEYLQIFRALAERECKTKIAETLSRERGRIETMRRLTGGNPRLLVLTYGILVESPLGSAFKDLEQLIDEQTPYFKSRIEELPTQSRKVFHCLAEGWSPMLAKEVSAAARLSSSHTSAQLKQLVDKGYAREARPEREKRIRYEVADRFYNIYFLLRFSRRGYRRLKLLVDFLNDLFGPVPMRSMYLATLEKLSSGVSKDEEAPELLGALIPYAANDSDFAEREDWMKKAFSLIINSIGANVSAFGEIVRDLSRHYQLGLDCFSDKVCRGIELLQSERFVEAETECRGAIRREPDNLFAWVLLGSALRGRRHFEDALDAFRHVTEAVGPDDPAQLQICALGALTGEAGVLLALENSGDVLSVIAKIWELVNQDDPHPLRYVATELIRVHGKLLLEADHHEEALAIWRQVSQYVCPEDPELLRLTFLKTLAERGNALVAQKRYDEAVSILENFTQYVRTDDSITLRYGAGLALFALDTAYLELGRFEDWIISCDRFSEYVYVDDPVDTRRKFARLLATKSNIANSLGYYDDSESGCKKAVELDPECGEAWRVRAEAILGGDEAARLEEAKRYACRAAELMPEDPAAFHAVSDVLARCGNWMAALEKLDRALSVAVGQQCWNTHGLTESLINLAAAGWSQQVMQIMESHPALTETMEPLWHAVRAETGEELESLPAEITQAVIDIRKRFSEKKKMLPKTTPLSI